A window of Phragmites australis chromosome 15, lpPhrAust1.1, whole genome shotgun sequence genomic DNA:
CGTTCAAGTGTCTCATTTGATATtattgtttcttaattttttatctcaaaaTACCAAACTGCCTATGTGGTTGACATATAGACCCAAGGCTACTTAATTCATCCTATTCAGTACTTGTGGTGCAAAATGAGAATTCTTAAATCAAAACCTGATACAATGTGCAACATGTGTTTAAATCTAGTGCAATATAATAATATGCTCTAAAATGTGGTGTTTTATACAATTCACTCTATAAAAAATGGACGGCATGGCCTTCATGCATGCGATAGACTGTACAAATAATACAATACCCACTTTGAAATATACAGCTGTAAAGGTGCTCGATTCTGTGGCGGCTTCTGTTTTTCTGTCGTCACGTGTTCAACCTTGTTAGGCTAATTTTGTTAAGTACAAGTCTGATCCACATACTTATGCATGCACACCATattcatatatacatattcacaTAGGTACGTTATAGCCCACAtctaaaaaagattaaaaatataATCTTATATAGCATGTGCACACGCTTTGATTACTAAACATACACAGACACATATACTATTTCTTTTGAGATTTAATCCAATAAATACACGCACTCATATCAAGTTTAGGACTCAAATTCAGATGCACAAATTTCACTATAAGTAACCTAACAAACTTGAGTCACTTAATTTAATTAGTATTAGGTTAAGGTTATCTCCAGCAGAGTTAGCAAACGCCACCTGCATTATTGTAGCAGATAATTTTATTGTCTTTGTTGCCTCGCGTCTCACTCCATTAAAGGTGACATCATGTGCAACAGTGTTACGGGTGGGATGAGGTCATCTCCAGTAGATACTCTAAACCATCCTcaataacactattacagtatcctctaatAATATTAcaacattttctatttttttaatctccagcagtttttctattttctaactTCTATTACTTTTCATCTCTCTTTTAACCTATAACCATACTCTATAAACAgtaatagaggtaggagagagaAGCGGCAAACTTGCCAATCCACTGCCCACCCGTATCACTGTAGCAGCTGATACCGGCTCTACTGGAGAGCGATACAGGCAGAGCGTTACAGGCAGCAGAGCCGACAAAATCGCCCGCTACAAGGATACATGCAGCTTTTGTGGGCTCTGTTGGAGTCGATCTGAGTATAACTATAGATCTAAAAATATGATGAGAGTAATGAAAggtaaaaaatataataaatattaaagataaaaaataaaaaattataataatattagaaaatattataataatattataagataACGTATCCAATCGATAACAGCAAGCCGCGATACGACTCAACACGTGTCGGCTACTCCCCCGTGACTGGCGCCATTCGGCCGTCCCTCTGGCCGCGAGTATAAATCAAAATCGCCCCTACCCTCGCCGCTGCAATGCAAGAAGCTTCTGTTCCTGTTGCCTCTCGTCGCTCTCTTTGAGctttcttcttccacctcacGTGTTTTTCTTTCTTCGTCTTCGTGAGCGCCGCGACATCCTTTTTCTTGGTCCTCCCTGGCGATTCTTGGCCCTAGTCTCTGTTCCTGTCTTGGTCTGCATTCGATCTTCTCGTGCTTAATCCAACTCAGCAGCAATCCCATCCCATCTTCGAATTGTGTTCCATTGGCTCCTCGGCCTGCCTAAATTCGAAACCTTtctattttctccccctttaaTCCTATCAATTTCTTCTAAGGAAACCACATAAATATCCATTTCCAGAGAAACTCCTCATATTCTTCCCCCATCGTATACGCTGAACTCGTCCATTACCAGTGCCCACAGCTCGCATCTCCTTGTCTGCCTCTTCTGTTTCCTCTGAATCGGGTGGTTTTATTACCGCGGATTCAGCTCAGCCATGAAGTTTGCCAAGACGTACGAAACATACATGAGGGGGATGGAGGCGGAGCTCCCCGGCGTGGGGCTGAAGCGGTTCAAGAAGATGCTCAAGAAATGCCGCTCCGAGCTCCGTTTGCACGAGGAAGCCGGCTCCTCCGCCGACGGCCAGTGCCCCGGGCATTGCTCTGGTAAAACGAGAACACTTATTTTGGTGCTGTTGTTACTTGTTGGCTGGCGATTGCTCATTCCGAGTAGTGCCAAAGAGTCTTCACcgttattctcttttctaagtAAGGTCCTGTTTTGTTTTTGCTGTATTGTCACAATCTGAATTATGCGAAGAAGCTACTTACCACTAGATTGTGGGCGTGAGATTTCGTAGTACAATTTAGTTTGTGGATTGTGAGAATTAGCTTTTAGTTTAAGACTGTTTGTTTTTACTTTTGCTTTTAGGGTTAGAAtatataatcagaataaaaaacaaacacgGCTCAAGATAGAGAAATTTCCTTCTCTTTGGCAAAAGGACAAACCTTGAACAGGATTGGAACTGGTCGTTGTCAATGACAATTTTTTTGTATTGTAGCTGCATCATGCTTGAATCTGCTTGACGAATTCTGCACGGAACGTGTATATCTGGTTGGCAGTAGTTGTATGGTGGTATTTGTCTTGTACAAGTTGGTCCCTTCCTGAGAAAGTCCACCGATTTTGCCTTGTTCAGATTCTTTTGCTGCGCTAATCCGTTTTACTGAATACCATGCAACAACTATAATGTGAGGATTCATGATTTGCTTAGCAAGATCCCTTCAATTATTGAAGATAATTTGCCTCCTCCATCGCTTTGTTCAGATTGGACCAAAAGCAAGCAGTATTTCATTAAGCTTTTCACCCTATCTTAAATACATCACTGTGAAGGCGTAGCTGTTTTACAGATCAAGAAATCAAAGTTGATCCATCAGACAGTTGACAAAAGCTGCATGTGGGTGGGAGATTTCTACCGGCACTGCAAATTTTGTAGTCCTGGAGATAGCTTAATCAACTAAATTTAGGCGTATCGGCATCTGTATTGCAACTATTGGCCCATCGCCAAGGTCGTAGCTGTTAATGAATTGCAAGTATAAATTAAGGGACACCTGCCATCATAATGTCCACTATTTTGTATAAAagctttagcaaggagctcatGCATATATTTCTTTTCGACGGCGCATCCGTTTGATTAAGACTTGTATACTCTGATTTGAGGTGGTTTTGGTAAAGACTTCAGTATCCCAGAAATATACAATTGCTCATTAATCCTTCTATTGATACTGTGAATATTGGAATTAACATGATGGCTACCGTTTGTCTATATTGCCTTTCATGGTTGGTTAGCTGACGATTTCCTAACCATATGCAGTATGTGATGGGAGTTTCTTTCCAAGTCTTCTGAATGAGATGTCAGCTATTGTCGGTTGCTTCAACGAAAAAGCCAAGAAGCTGCTTGAATTGCACTTGGCGTCAGGCTTCAAGAAATACACCATGTGGTTCACCAACAAGGGTGACAGGGGCCATGGAACATTGATACAGCAAGGCAAAGACTTGGTTACATATGCAATTATAAATGCCGTGGCCATGAGGAAGATTTTAAAGAAGTATGACAAGGCATGGCCTTAAACCCAAGCATCTTTCCTTTTTTAATTTATCTGAGAAAACATCAAGATTTTAGTTCTCAATGCAATAATAGTAAAAGCAAAATAGCTAGAAATATCCTGCATGAGAGAGGCATGCTTTTGGTCCTAAAAGGCAAGTTTGAGTGCACTTCCAGACTTCCAGTACCTAAATGCCAGTGCATATAGGTGTCACAAGGTATGCCATAAGAATATATGGGTATCTGAGTAATTGGGTACATGGCAGTGCGTTTGATCTGTAATGCCGTATTATCAAAGTTTTAGTGACAGTTTAAGATAGAAATGAATCCATTGAATTCATATCTATATTTCCATTTCAGATTATCATAACTAGGTTCAATGAAAGCAAGGTAAATAATTTGTAGATACATTACTCAAAGATTCAATGAAAGCAACTCCTTTGCAGATACATTACTCAAAGCAAGGGCAAGAATTCAAAGCTCAAGCCCAGAGCCTGCACATTGAGATACTTCAATCCCCATGGCTCTGTGAGCTGATGGCATTCTACATGAACTTGAGAAGGAGCAAGAAGAACAAGGCTGCAATGGAGCTCTTTGGCGATTGTTCCCTCATATTTGATGATGACAGGCCAACGCTCTCATGCACCCTCTTTGATTCTATGCGTGTTGACATTAGCTTGACATGTTCTATTTGCTTGGTAAGTTGCATTTCTGACAATTACAATGCTATTTTGCTCTGTGAACTTCAACTAAGATAACTATATAGTATGGTTATATTGTTCAGTTGCTTGTTTTTTACAGGACACGGTGTTTGATCCCGTCTCTCTTTCATGTGGCCAcatattttgctacttgtgCTGCTGTTCTGCTGCATCTGTGACGGTTGTTGATGGGCTAAAGTCTGCAGATCACAAATCAAAATGTCCCCTATGCCGACAGGTAAATAATTTGTTACATATTTCAATAGGCAGATACTTGAATATTGCCCAGCCAACCGGGTCCTATTGTCCATTTCAGGAAGGGGTCTTTCGTGATGCTGTGCACCTGGATGAGCTCAACATGATGCTGAGTCATAGGTAAGTGTAGTCATTACAACTTACCAGAATTAAAGAAGGATGCAAAACCTGCACTTTTGTGTCTCGTGATTATGCATTACTAGTGTGTTGAATTGTTGATCTCTCACCAGTTGTCCAGAGTACTGGGAGGAAAGAATGCAATCGGAGCGAGTTGAACGTGTTCGCCTGGCTAAGGAGCACTGGGAGTCACAGTGCAGAGCATTCTTGGGTATCTAAACAGTGAGCTTGTAATGATAGAAACCGGTTTCTATTTGTCAAGATTGTTGTTTGTTAGATCAAGCTTTGTCACAACTCTTGTGTAATAAGAGTTGGATCTATCTATCGCCTGTTGACATGAGCGAGTTAACCTGTAAGAGGTTCACTTTTTGTGCTTCTGGCTAGCTGCAAAAGGAGGGAACATATGTAGTGGTTGTCCAAGTGCAGAATTGTAAATACATTTACATGTGCCCGTCTCGTTTTAGCTTTGTGATTTTAGCCTAAATTTACTGCGATGTTGAGCCTTCTTTTCGAACGTTCTTTACATCAGTTTTTATTGCATATTTCCATCTTTTTCTACTGTACTGAGTCCATAATCATCCAATGTTTATTCAGGACCTGCACTCGCAGGATTCCTGAAACTAGGAACAGAACTGTTTATCCATGCACAGCCAAGCATGCCACATACATAACGCTGAAGATTCAAACTGGAGATATGCAATCACTAGCTTTTGTTTTCACAACTGTAGATGCCATATTATTTCAAAGAGAAGGAAACAAAACAATGTGTCAGTTCCATTGTAATACCTCAGTTCCAATTGCTATTATTACATGGTTGTGACCACCGAGTCGAACTGTTTCTAAAATACTACCTTTTGGCTAACCATGTATAACAGATTTTTATCTTACCCTACTTCTCTTTTCCCTTTCTCCCTACTCTATAAAAATCAGGTCCTAGATAATATATACCTGCAAAGTTGTTGGTGACATGGACATGATTTTACACCAACAGCTTATAATCACATCTCTAGTATTTCACGGGAAGGCAAATACCTTTGCCAGCataatgcaagaagaatacctgACTTGAGAAAATATCCAAGAATGTTGACCATAAAAAGGTTTTTCTTCAGTCAGCTCTTAATCTCATGATCTCTTTTGCTGTTCGTTTTCTGAAATACATCATGTGTTCCTGCAAACAATAACTGATTTAGACAACACCAAACTACACAACAAGGTAAATGCATGTGCCACTGTGTATGAATGTACGTCAGAGGTTAAACTTCATGTCAGCAAGTTAAGGCCTTCTACAGTGTAGCCGATGCTGAATTTTTTCTTGGCTTGATGCTTGGTCCATTTTTTACCCACAGCGTGTAGCGCTACTTCTTTCCCTCTTGGTGGGCCccatcaaacaaaaaaaaaccttgaaccGAGTGGAGCTCATGGTTCAATTTATCGATGGTAact
This region includes:
- the LOC133891925 gene encoding probable E3 ubiquitin-protein ligase BAH1-like 1 isoform X2, which gives rise to MKFAKTYETYMRGMEAELPGVGLKRFKKMLKKCRSELRLHEEAGSSADGQCPGHCSVCDGSFFPSLLNEMSAIVGCFNEKAKKLLELHLASGFKKYTMWFTNKGDRGHGTLIQQGKDLVTYAIINAVAMRKILKKYDKIHYSKQGQEFKAQAQSLHIEILQSPWLCELMAFYMNLRRSKKNKAAMELFGDCSLIFDDDRPTLSCTLFDSMRVDISLTCSICLDTVFDPVSLSCGHIFCYLCCCSAASVTVVDGLKSADHKSKCPLCRQEGVFRDAVHLDELNMMLSHRVLGGKNAIGAS
- the LOC133891925 gene encoding probable E3 ubiquitin-protein ligase BAH1-like 1 isoform X1, which gives rise to MKFAKTYETYMRGMEAELPGVGLKRFKKMLKKCRSELRLHEEAGSSADGQCPGHCSVCDGSFFPSLLNEMSAIVGCFNEKAKKLLELHLASGFKKYTMWFTNKGDRGHGTLIQQGKDLVTYAIINAVAMRKILKKYDKIHYSKQGQEFKAQAQSLHIEILQSPWLCELMAFYMNLRRSKKNKAAMELFGDCSLIFDDDRPTLSCTLFDSMRVDISLTCSICLDTVFDPVSLSCGHIFCYLCCCSAASVTVVDGLKSADHKSKCPLCRQEGVFRDAVHLDELNMMLSHSCPEYWEERMQSERVERVRLAKEHWESQCRAFLGI